In the genome of Drosophila pseudoobscura strain MV-25-SWS-2005 chromosome 3, UCI_Dpse_MV25, whole genome shotgun sequence, one region contains:
- the LOC4803962 gene encoding uncharacterized protein codes for MRKHCIHWIWLVLLLPRLIHVRAEQQADEHRIQRRFMWQEMNNSVMGSVLGRMFGGARAMKTMFTDLLPSPAVSVHTKKSPAPIDLRPTEMTRVKYIIRNPHTHKPMKIIKMRPSAKKVVQLRRPLPKTRPGVGTEATTHSLSYDHRMRQLEKEQELIAEGKAPLTSDEDLMDKYFRKKAKGGPGSASNEVVSGKIMEYQSWKPVYKAGEQPSSGSFVTLRPQALTQLHTDISSSGRDHDHELLPKPEKLVGYEYGSEEETENELAKQMGHRYEVTEHTGDSSGEYEAVASMESGFVPIKGYRSQPPQEQHPPRPRSRGTSTSSTTTSTTEAPNYPPSFLKKYREREAAATTTRRPRKQHKQQQQQPQQIHGGDGGGGDSEEDSITTSQPSSSMSSLRARLQEQQRRTKHQHQHQHKQRLEDEEYEAALVEAMHGDKWPAEVHHSGYQLSSPIGPSAVAFEQAVPQPGAGAAKYPNPKEHKRPPRANIRERGSVKFGDKPSYEDEEAA; via the exons ATGAGGAAGCATTGC ATCCATTGGATttggctggtgctgctgctgccgcggctgATCCACGTGAGGGCCGAGCAGCAGGCGGATGAGCACAG aATCCAGCGGCGCTTCATGTGGCAAGAGATGAACAACTCGGTGATGGGCAGCGTCCTGGGGCGCATGTTCGGCGGTGCCAGGGCCATGAAGACTATGTTCACGGACCTCCTGCCGAGCCCCGCGGTGTCGGTGCACACGAAGAAGAGCCCCGCACCGATCGACCTGCGGCCCACGGAGATGACGCGCGTGAAGTACATCATCCGGAATCCGCACACCCACAAGCCGATGAAGATCATCAAGATGCGGCCGTCGGCCAAGAAGGTGGTGCAGCTGCGGCGACCCCTGCCCAAGACCAGGCCGGGCGTGGGGACGGAGGCGACAACGCACTCCCTCAGCTACGACCATCGGATGCGACagctggagaaggagcaggagctgatCGCCGAGGGCAAGGCACCGCTGACCAGCGACGAGGATCTCATGGACAAGTACTTCCGGAAGAAGGCCAAGGGGGGCCCGGGGAGTGCCAGCAACGAAGTCGTCTCCGGCAAGATCATGGAGTACCAGAGCTGGAAGCCCGTCTACAAGGCCGGCGAGCAGCCCAGCAGCGGCTCCTTTGTGACCCTGCGGCCACAGGCCCTCACACAGCTCCACACGGATATATCCAGTAGCGGGAGGGACCACGACCATGAGCTCCTGCCCAAGCCGGAGAAGCTGGTGGGCTACGAGTACGGCAGCGAGGAGGAGACCGAGAACGAGCTGGCCAAGCAGATGGGCCACCGCTACGAGGTCACCGAGCACACGGGCGACTCCAGCGGGGAGTACGAGGCAGTGGCATCGATGGAGAGCGGCTTTGTGCCCATCAAGGGGTATCGGAGTCAACCGCCGCAGGAGCAGCATCCACCGCGGCCCAGGAGCCGAGGCAcatccaccagcagcaccacgaCCAGCACCACCGAAGCCCCCAACTACCCGCCGTCGTTCCTGAAGAAGTACCGCGAACGGGAGGCGgcggccaccaccaccagacgACCTCGGAagcagcacaagcagcagcagcagcagccgcagcagatcCACGGCGGCGACGGAGGGGGTGGTGACAGTGAGGAAGACTCGATCACCACCAGCCAGCCGTCCTCCTCGATGAGCAGCCTGCGGGCCCGTctccaggagcagcagcgtcgCACcaagcaccagcaccagcaccagcacaagCAGCGGCTGGAGGACGAGGAGTACGAGGCGGCCCTGGTGGAGGCCATGCACGGGGACAAGTGGCCGGCGGAGGTGCACCACAGCGGCTACCAGCTGAGCAGCCCCATCGGCCCGAGTGCAGTGGCCTTCGAGCAGGCGGTGCCAcaaccaggagcaggagcagccaaGTATCCCAATCCCAAGGAGCACAAGCGGCCGCCGCGGGCCAACATCCGGGAGCGGGGATCAGTGAAGTTTGGCGACAAGCCCAGctacgaggacgaggaggcgGCCTGA